AAAATTTGCCAGACTGTCCAAAATATCTGTGTTATACGATCTGAGTAGTTGTGCCCTTTCTTGGTTTTCATTTAATTTTTTCAACTCTCTTGTGGTTGTAGTGATGGTAGTCTTCTAACATAATGAACCTGCATTTAACTAGAGTTCCTCTTAAACATGGCGTTTCGTTACTTCTCAATACATTTTGGTTTGTGGCATTTTCCGTGAGTTGTCTGTATCGTCCTTACATCTATGTTTTCATCTTTGTGTACTGATAATACTCTTTCTTTTTCAATCTTACCTTTCCATAATGCAGATTGTTCAACTGACAGCATCTAGTAATTTTGAGGAGGCTTTGGCTCTATGCAAGCTGCTCCCACCAGAAGATATTAAGCTTCGACTAGCAAAGGAAGATTCTATTCACCTTCGGTGATTATTTGACCCTTAAAAGTGATATTATCCACCATTTAGTTCAAACATTCTTCAGGGGTTTCCTAATGCACTTATATTCAATATGTCCTTCTAACTTTCCTTGTATTGATATTTGCCAGTTACGGGCACTACTTGTTCGACAATGAGAGCTACGATGAAGCCATGGATCAGTTTTTGGCATCGGCAGTGGATATCACCTATGTACTTGCATTGTGTCCATCAATTGTTCTTCCAAAGACACTCTCTATCAATAACCCTCAGATAGCAGTTGACTTGGAAGAAGATGCTCCTAATCTCTTTTCAGGTTTGTCAGATGCATCACAGGAGATGGACTCACCATCATCCCTATCGCACATGGAATCTGATAAAAGAATGACGGTTAAATCCCCAAACTTGGGCTATGATGTTCTTATGGCTCTGTTTAAGTTTTTGCATAATAAAAGGTATGGAATTGTTGAGAAGGCAACCCTTGAAGTAACAGAGGAAGTTGTGTCCGATGCTATTGAGTATGGCAATAGATCACAGCGTTCTAGTAGAGCAAAGAATTCGAGCAAGGTATAAATCCCTGCATATTATCATCAAATTATGcatcttttgttctttttttgaCCAATGACTAGGAAGATTTACCAGTGTCCACGAGGAGAAGGTGAATAGAAACCTAGAGGAACTTTCATAAAGTGTCAAGCCTGTGTTACAAATCTACATAACTCATCTACTTGGCGGAATTTTTCAAGAGTGTGTTATACTAACATGTGCTATTTGCTTTATTCTCAGAGCCGTCATCAAATCCAAGCCAGCTTAGGTGCTAGGGAAATGGCAACTATACTGGATACTGCACTTCTCCAAGTTATGGTTCTTACAACGCAGTCTGCAGCCTTACTAGATCTTCTAAAAGACCTTAATTACTGCGACGTGAAAATATGTGAAGAGTTCCTGCAGCAAAGGAAATACCATTCTGAACTATTAGAACTTTACAAGTCCCATGATATGCATCACGAAGCTCTTAAGCTTCTAAGTCAATTAGTTGAAGAACCAAATCCAGCAAAACCAACATCTGAGCTCTCTGAAAAGTTTAATCCTGAAATGATTATTGAATATCTGAAGGTATGCTCAGTGATCTCTCACTATTGTCGCTGTATTGAACACCTTGATTGTCAATTTAATTTGGAACCACAAAGATTTATTTGGAATTGAAGGACGAAGAAATTCACGAATGTAAAATTTTCTGAATCAATTCTCTTTCTTGCAGCCTCTTTGTTCAACTGATCCAATTCTGGTTTTGGAGTACTCAATGCGTGTTCTAGAAAGCTGCCCAACACAAACAATCGAGCTGTTATCTTCTGGAAATATCCAGGCTGAGTTGGTGAATTCATACTTGAAACAGCATGCACCAAACATGCAGGGTAGATATTTGGAGCTTTTAATTTCAGTGAACGAAAGTGAGATCTCCTCAGATTTGCAGAATGAACTGGTGAGTACCTTGCTCGAATTCTTTGACTTCGCCCTTCTTTCAACTAATCTATTTAAGGAACGGGTCAAATGACTTCATTTGGTTTTCTGTACGACAGCTATTATCTGCTTGTAGCCTCCCATCTAGAGTACCAATAAGTAACATGGCATGGAAGAGTCCTGGTTTTGTATAAACAGATGACAATAGAACTAGACACAAGCTGAGTCCACCAGAAACATGAGTAGAGTAACCAATGGTCTTTGTATAGAAGGACCATAATTGCAAAACCGGTCCTTAAAGAAACATGATTAGAAAGATTAGCTAACAGTTCTGTTGcttattcttgcatattatccAAGGACGTGTTCTGATTTTTCCATTCTGTGAACTAATAAGAGCTAGTATGGCAGGTTCAACTCTATCTCTCAGAAGTACTCAACTGGTACTCAGTCCTAATGACTCGGAAGAAATGGGATGAGAAAACTTATTCCCCTATACGAAAAAAGCTACTAGCTGCTTTAGAAAAAATCTCTGGATATACCTCTGAAGCTGTGTTAAAGCGCCTTCCTCCAGACGGTTTATATGAGGAACGTGCAATTCTACTAGGGATGATGAATCAGCACCAGCTTGCGTTGTCTATTTATGTTCACAAGGTAATTTTTTTATTCCAACACAAGACAATTAACCTTGCTTCCAATTGATAAGAAGATGCTTTTTTTCtttatatgtcaacaaacttcttATCttttctgatcaaaaaaaaaaacttctcatCTTTGCAACAGTTACTCCACTCAATGGAATTTTATGGTAGTTGAAATCTTTCTGATTCTTACAATCTAATGCACTTGTGCAAATATTTGAATATATAATCAAATCTGCAAAATGCTAAAGTACACAAATAGGGCTTGTCATTCTTTATGTCGGATTCCTGTGATTAATATCCACTCATGGTGATACTTTTTGTAGCTTCATGTTCCTGAGCTTGCGCTGGCTTACTGCGACCGTGTTTACGAAGCTTCGCAGAGCCAACGGGCTTCTAAAACGTCGAGTAACATCTATCTGACACTTCTGCAAATATATCTTAATCCTGTAAGAACGACAAAGGAGTTCGAAAATAGCATCATGAATGTAGATTTACCTCAGAGTACTGGGGTCAACCACAAGGTTGGTTCTACAAAAGCTAAAGTTGGTCGTACTGTTAAAAAAATTGCCCAAATTGACAGTGCAGAGGATTTAAGATTCAGTTCCAGCAGCGTCGATAGTGGACGAAGTGATAACGACGGAGATGAGCCAAACCAAGAAGGTGGTCCAATTATGCTGGATGAAGCCTTAAACCTGTTGGGTCAAAAATGGGATAAAATTAATGGAGCTCAGGCTCTTAAACTCTTACCAAGAGAAACAAAGATACAGGTGAGGAATATAATGTAGAGCAGAATCTTATTACTTAAGTTCACCAAATGTACAGGATGATTATTGAACAAAGCCTAGTTTAGTTCGTAGCATCTTTTTCAGAGAATTACCCCTTTATTCTTGATTTCACTTTATATTTCCTTTGTATGACGTGGATCAATTTATGTGAACAGAACCTGCTTACATTTCTGGAACCAATTGTGAAGAAATCTAGTGAAAATCGTCGCTACTTTTCAGTGATCAGAAGCTTGAGATACAATGAGAACTTACAGGTAAGTGTATCAGTTTTTTAAGATCAGGGTTAAAGGATTCGAGTTTAGTCAGAacattagttttcaaaacttgaAATTGTACTATCTGGTTTTAAGTTTTTGAGACTTACTGAGGCTTTGTTGAGACTCAGTAAACATAATTCAGGAGCCACTTGATGATACTGATTATTCGCTCAAATCATAATGCTGATTTAGGCTCCAGTATCTAATTCAAGTTTGTTGAACAGGTGAAAGAAGAGCTTTACGAGCAACGAAAAGCTGTGGTGAAGATCAACAGCGATAGCACATGCTACCTTTGCCACAAGAAAATAGGAGCCAGTGTTTTTGCTGTCTATCCTAACGGGACCACGCTCGTTCACTTTGTTTGCTTCAAAGATTCTCAAAGTATAAAGGCCGTAAGAGGTGGATCTTCTAGACAGCGAGGATAGTTTGAAGCCATTCAGATGGGTAAGTTAAATGGAAGCTTCTTATCTTATCTTTGCATTTCTTAGTCACAACTGGAAGCAAATAAGTCTTCTCATCATATGCTTTAACAGCAATTCTGAGGCCATTGATATTTGCTAGCATGCACTCATGAAAAGACTAGAAGTAGATATAGCCGTTTATGCAGCAGGAATCCTTGTTACATTAAGTTTGTTCACTATCATCATTCTTGTCAACTACCTGGCTCTTTAAATCCTACTTTGTGTGTTATTTTTTGCCCACGTAACATGGGTCAAGAGCGGTTGCTGTTATAGAGATTAGTGGGAAGTCAAATGGTGAAAAAAAAAAGTGCTTGCCAGTTGAACTTTGCAGCTAAAATGATTTTCAATCCAAGCGACTCACACTATGAGGCTTTCGATCTAACACTTGAGACAAAACTCACTTAATGCTCACAATGTTTGCTACTGTATCCTTGTTAAACTCAAAACACAAGGCTAGCTCTTGATATTGCAAGTAATTGCACTCGTTAGATCACTCTTATACTGTAACTTTTTGTTAATAAGTCTGAGCTACTTTTATTAACCTGTCAGGTGGGCACAATCGGATTTTTTTTTCCGAGCAAAAGCAGTAGCTCACTGTGCTTATGATTTACCAGATCCGTTGGATAAACTGATATGTCTCTGAGTGTTGGTTCTGGTCACTTCCTTAATGTTTTTGGTTTAAAGTCGAGTATCTTCGGTGTAGGAGAATGTCTGTTGTATGTGTTATAATACCTTTTCTTCTCTCAAATTCCTTatgtaaatcaaacagatagagacAGATTCTTGTGTATTATATTGTTTGTTATATATAATGAGTTCTTATGATATATCTGTGACTTAAAATATTGTTATCCGTCTGGCGAAGTTCAATCCACCATTATGTGGGAAGTCAAATGGTAAGAGTAGAAATAAAATGAGATTGAATCCAACCAACAATCTGTCGATCATGATGAAGTAGACGATAGTTTGATAATATTTATATGAAATAATGTCAACTTTCAGGCTATGGTGATTCATGTCCAGCAAAAACTTGAATTCATGTCAACTTGAATTATGAGCCAAGTCTAATGAATAAAGATTCTCTGGGCCCAATAGTTGGGGACAAAAGTGTGGAGCCGTTGGATCATCAGAACGGATATGTTGGCTCAGATTCTCTGAGCCCAATAGTTGGGCAAAGAAGTGAAATTTTTTTACGCCAAATGGTTGGGTGCACAGAACTTGATACTACTAGACTAGACGTTAAAGCAGTTACTTTGATCTTGAATCTTGAATGATCATAAGACTTAGCCTTATAGTAGAAAAGAAATTTGTAAATACGCCAACCAAAATAGACTTCACTCTCAAAGAGAAGCAGAAAAGGAATGTCTGTTTCTTCAATGGTCGACAAATCTGAAGGAGACCCAGAATGGGAGGCTCATCGATTCTATCGAATAAAATCGTACCTCCCAAGGTTTTGTTATCAAACAATGGATAAATCCAATTATGAGCTTGAGATTGCTATCAAACAATGGATTCATCTTTGGAGCACAAATTCGGATGTTTTCAAAAGTTTTTCTGCTTCTCAGGTCATACACCAGTGGGAGGACATTGTGAGAACCTAGAGTTTTTATGCTTTGGGAGGACATTGTGAGAACCTAGAGTTTTTATGCTTTTTCTCTTTGTGACGGTCTTATGACCTTGTATATATCAtgtacatttttttttctctttcaataTATCCTTtccacttcaaaaaaaaaaattaaacttatACTTTGTGTTCAAATTTGGATACTTTGCAAATGATCCAATTTGTCTTGGAGATCTTTTGTACGACGATAAGGCTTCTAATATCGTTTGAACATTTTCTTTAATATATTTACCcttttttatttaagaaaaatataGTGCAGAGAATAGTACATCAAGTAGCTCGAAAGATTTTCTTTTTAATCATTTGCCGGTGAACTTTTAAATTAAGGTTTTAACAAACTGGTAAACCATTTGAGATTGAGTCCAAACCAATATTTACCCACTCATGACACAAAGTTTTGATATTACAACAATACATACATCATGTGATATGAAATATTCTTAGCTTTAAGTGTATTTAATTATAAATACGCCAACCAAAATTGATAATGAGAAATAATTACTAAAAAATGACCTTCAAACCTAGTAAGTTTAAATTGATATCTCATTTATGTTGTTCTATTTTCTTCATTTGATGAATAAAAAGACCGCTAAAACCAAAAGTTATATATAGATGTAGTAGTCTCCATGCTTCTATCCGAGTAGCCGATGCTTTCACTATTTGCACGCTTTGGCAAAAAATGAAAATAGAAACAACAAACACAATTTAGAAAAATCCCCAGCATTTTTTTGACAAAAGAATGTGAAAATAAGTtgcaagaaaattaaaaaaaaaaactgggcaATACTAGTTTCCATCATATTAGGTTTTCCGACTTGATTTCACCGTTAAAGAGGAACAGGAAGAGGAATCTCCTTTATTTATTTGTTGACAAAGTTAAGACTTTTATTATCTATGGTGCTCAACTTCATATGCTTTTGTTAATATTTTAAttagttttgtatttttttttatttttttattttggacaatcaacatatttcaagTCATTCAAATTAAAATAGTGACTATatgttcgcttacaagaataacaaaaacatcaaaatacaaaattatcaagatcctaatacaaataaggacatcaattacaagtagatcgcgaagagaaagagaaataaactgcaaagatatccaatttctttttaTGTATAGGGGAGAGATGATGATATATTCGGAAGTCATTTCCGACCATTTAATCAGATTGTATTCTTCTTCGGTatataagagatgctcctaaaacgAATGAGTATTTGCCCATAAATTTGTCGATCCACAAAAATAAGGATGTCTATTGAAAGCGATGTAGTGATGAATCGTCGACGtttttgaatcgagaatagcaagccacgAACCATCCATTAAAATTTGAAGAACTCGCCCCACAACTACGAAGAAAAATCGCCCCAAAACGACGAAAAAATATGTCAAAAGACACCAGAAAAgatgtaaaaacatcttattcattacctactaccaaaaactttaaaattaaaagaaattcttgctcagatttggtccttttggaccaaatctgagcaagacaACTCtaagatttttgttttttttagaaagGGAAGAGAACGAGAGAAAAGACAATGATTTGTAAACCTAATAGTTTAAATCAATATCAAATATATTAATAATCTTGTTTAAGCTAACGAGGGAGGATTAGGACACAAGCTTGTACGTGCACTATCAAATACCACCCTTCCTAACCTTAGATTTAAAAAGATTGGACTGTTGAGACGATTAGACACTTTAAAAAAGACGATTGAGATTAATCAATAGAGAATGCGGATTTTCGAACTGTGCAAGCCCCATATTACTCTTACTTAGTCAGATGGACTTTTTATTGCGTGGAAATACAAAAACAGATCTAATTATAACATGGATTCTCATTCTTCTCTATGTTCGTCCACTTTACTAGGTAAGTCAAAAATATTGTAATCGTTGATCTAGAATCTAATTCAatgattttctcaaaatgttgtatTGTGTATTGTTAGAAATTTGTTATTAGTTTTTATACATCATCTCTTATCTTGGAAATTTCCAATTTAAGAATTAAGAATATATGATTGTGCTATCATTGATTCATAATATGCTTCATGTTTTTAAACTTTCATCACTTAATTTCTTTTAGTGTTCAAATTTAATATTctttaagtttttttattttttatttctaggTTGTGATTTTATAATATAGTAagtaatatttaaaattttacCTAATATTCCGGGTATACGAAATATACGGAAGACGTGAATTGAGCGTTTTTTGATGGAAATGACTGATAAAGACCACAACCTATAATAGCATACTTGTGTCGATTTCCTGACCTAGCTTTAgcttttgtgtttattttttttcacttttttttcaaAGTATTGTTGTTAGCTATTTACTATCAAAGCACTGACAAAGTTATCCCCTCGTATAACACTTTATGTCTAGTTTTCGAAAttaaaattttgttatctatttgtAAATCATATATAAGTGCTACCCAGTTTATTTCTCAGTGTTACAAAGTTAGGCTTCACAATGACAACAATAAACATCTCATCAGCCAAAAGGTTCAAGCAAATAACTTCAGAAAATCCACCAATATCAAACATCTTTAACACCATAAAACAATACCATTATCTTCAGGACAAATTCTTCCCTCCCAAGCTCACTAGCATAATCCTAGTGAGGTGTCGGTCAATTTTGAGCAAAATGCCTCAAGTTCAAACATAACATGCATCTTTGTTTTCCATAGGGACAATCCAGAAATTGGTGTATATTAGATTTCTTACAGGTATATATAACAAAATTCTGGAGTAGGTTTTTTACATTCTTTTGTATTGTGATCTTCACCACAGTTGTAgcatgttttcttcttcttcttcttctggttctTTTGGTGATGCCAAACTTTGTTTATTAGCAAATCTCTGTTGtaattattttatgttttatcCATCAATGTAAACAGTTGAACTTGTTTATCTTTACATCATATCTCCCATTTGACTTCAAGTTCAGTTTCTCTTAAACCTAACTTTGAAAGACTATAGCAAACAGAAAAACTACTAAAACCCAAAGACTAAAATAGTATTCTCTCTGTATTTTTCTTTCTGATACTTTCAGTATTTGCATATTTTAAATCACATTTCATAAAATAATCATTCAAGTCATTCTACGGTGAAAATCACAGTCAAACAAGTTAAGAGAAGTAATTTACATTGGTCTTATCGCCTATCATGTAAGGTCTCCGGAACTTTCTTTCCATATCATATTTTTGCCAAACAAGTTGTCTCTCTGTTATATAGTGCCTCATTTTTTACCGCCTAAACTGACTGTATCAAGAACACATCATAATATATGCCAAACAAGATAAATTCAGTCATTATACACTGTTTACTATAACTATAGCATTATTGTCATATAAACAATGCACTTTTTGAAATTCATAGTTTCGCTATAACTTCTATTTTTGTGTCAGTATTATTGTTTTCTTAACTTCGCCAGAGTGGGTGATGCTCTCGCTATTTTCACATTTCAGAGGAAAATGAAGAGAGGAATAACAAACCTAATTCAGAAAATATCATTGTTTTCACAAAGATAAGttgtagaaaaataaaatattcgGGACAATATTAGTTTTTATCTAGCGGATCAGGTTTCCTAAAATATTGTTTATTAGATTATATGGACAATCCACGGATTAGTGTATATTATATTAATACAGGTATAACAAAAGACCTGAATAGGTTTTTGACATTCTTTTGTATTGTTTTCTTCGCCATAATTGTAGCATGTTTTCTTCTAATTATTGTTCTGGTCATGTTTGACTTTGTTTATTGGAAAATCTctgttgtatttattttttgttttatccATTAATGTAAACAATTGAACTGTTTTATCGTTACATCCTATCTCCCATTTGGCTTCAAGTTCACCTTCTCTTAAAACTAACTTTGAAAGACTATCGTAAACTGAAAAATTATTAAAACccaaataatataataatattatctctgtattttactttctgatactTTCAGTATTTGCATATTTTCAAATAATTTGACGTCCAGAAAGAACAAATACGTTTTGTGAAATAATCATTCTAGTCATTCTACGGTAAAAATCACAGTCGAACAAGTTAATTAGAAAAGTAAATTATGTTGGTCTTATCGCTTATCATATGAGATCTCTAGCACTTTCTTTCCATATCATAGTCTTTTCAGGCAAGTTGCATCCTTATTACATATAGTCTCATTTTAATCGTTTAAACTGACATCAAGAACATATCATAATATATGTCAGACAAGATATATTCAGTCATCATACAGAGCTTAGTGTATCATTATTGTCATATGAATTATGTACTTCTTGAACTTCATAATTTCGTTAATAACCACTATTTTTGTGTCATTATTATAGTTCTAAATATGTTCGAGTGGGTGATGCTCTCACTATTTGCACATTTCAGAGAAATATGAGGAGAGAAAGAACAAACATATTTCAGGAAACATCATTGTTTTCACTTTAAAAGATAAGTTGTAGGAAAATAAATACAATTTAGGCTCTTGATCAGTTTATTGATAAAACGAAGAATTTTATTATATTTCCCAATGTGATGGATTTTCaaaatcaaattttcattttGTCTTGGAAATTAAAAGTCACGAATGGATGTTTCTCTAATTCATATTTGTTTGCCTTGTAGCATAGATCATAGTGAATAAGCATGTTATCGATAGTACAATCAAGTCCAATGGCGTACTACGGTATTCTTCACGAACTTCCACATAGGAAAATTCAGGGAGCTAAGTCTGGGTACTACCAGATTCACCAAATAGGAAGACTTAGACCCTCAATGAAAAGACTTAGACCCTGTACGCTGATATCTACAAAATTCACCAAATAATGCAATAAATACTCGGTATTGGTGTCAAGGGTGTGTAAAACAAGTTGTTGGTGAAGGATTGGTCTCCAAATATTAACGTAGAGCTTTCATCCCGTTCATTTATCTTCTCGATGAGGCAATAAGAAACTATGCCGAAACCATATCTACCTTCCAATAATGTCAA
The genomic region above belongs to Papaver somniferum cultivar HN1 unplaced genomic scaffold, ASM357369v1 unplaced-scaffold_7, whole genome shotgun sequence and contains:
- the LOC113343916 gene encoding vacuolar sorting protein 39-like codes for the protein MVHSAYDSFQLLTNCPNKIISASIYNSKLLLGCNDYSLKIYTPELPSPSSPTSEALGNLKREPYVIEKTLKGFWKKSLISMELSESRNILISLSESITVHRLPNLEVVIGVLGKAKGASVFAWDDQRGFLCFGRQKRVCIFRLEGGQNFVEVKDFGVPDVVKSMAWSGDNICLGIRREYVILNSTTGALTEVFQSGRIAPPLVVSLPSGELILGKDNIGVFVDQNGKLLQDGRISWSEAPASVVIHMQYAIARLTRHIEIRSLRVPYPLVQTVVLRDTHLLKSNNNVLAVLDNSVYGLLPVSLGAQIVQLTASSNFEEALALCKLLPPEDIKLRLAKEDSIHLRYGHYLFDNESYDEAMDQFLASAVDITYVLALCPSIVLPKTLSINNPQIAVDLEEDAPNLFSGLSDASQEMDSPSSLSHMESDKRMTVKSPNLGYDVLMALFKFLHNKRYGIVEKATLEVTEEVVSDAIEYGNRSQRSSRAKNSSKSRHQIQASLGAREMATILDTALLQVMVLTTQSAALLDLLKDLNYCDVKICEEFLQQRKYHSELLELYKSHDMHHEALKLLSQLVEEPNPAKPTSELSEKFNPEMIIEYLKPLCSTDPILVLEYSMRVLESCPTQTIELLSSGNIQAELVNSYLKQHAPNMQGRYLELLISVNESEISSDLQNELVQLYLSEVLNWYSVLMTRKKWDEKTYSPIRKKLLAALEKISGYTSEAVLKRLPPDGLYEERAILLGMMNQHQLALSIYVHKLHVPELALAYCDRVYEASQSQRASKTSSNIYLTLLQIYLNPVRTTKEFENSIMNVDLPQSTGVNHKVGSTKAKVGRTVKKIAQIDSAEDLRFSSSSVDSGRSDNDGDEPNQEGGPIMLDEALNLLGQKWDKINGAQALKLLPRETKIQNLLTFLEPIVKKSSENRRYFSVIRSLRYNENLQVKEELYEQRKAVVKINSDSTCYLCHKKIGASVFAVYPNGTTLVHFVCFKDSQSIKAVRGGSSRQRG